The Megalobrama amblycephala isolate DHTTF-2021 linkage group LG7, ASM1881202v1, whole genome shotgun sequence genome window below encodes:
- the LOC125271272 gene encoding uncharacterized protein LOC125271272 isoform X2, with product MWKARISCVFICTACLLDINCAKIGYEGKHVTFHNRYPEGYETNTKYFSKTDGFSFEKLVQTSHPFRWAKQGRFALFDNTSARILTAVILGLVLEDSGLYSFGVDVKLLPDLSGDDIQLTVMRGEEQRPTISLPTVIVSSTNSPANITAQNWTKTRNQVSVSYHTRKTSTQVVDEYVSMSPTVLPNPPTAQNDEASLVVDFHRPTNTEQTHNKDANYKDLALANSPNHIYTEMNPGFVQESVYQSIDLTIN from the exons ATGTGGAAAGCAAGGATCTCTTGTGTCTTCATCTGTACAG cctGTCTACTGGATATTAACTGTGCTAAGATTGGATATGAGGGAAAACACGTAACGTTTCACAATAGATACCCAGAGGGCTACGAGACAAACACCAAGTACTTCAGCAAAACTGATGGTTTCTCCTTTGAGAAACTGGTTCAGACTTCTCATCCCTTCAGATGGGCCAAACAAGGCCGATTCGCTCTATTCGACAACACATCCGCACGCATCCTTACCGCCGTCATCTTGGGATTGGTCCTGGAGGATTCTGGTTTGTACTCCTTCGGTGTGGATGTAAAACTGTTGCCTGATCTGTCTGGTGATGACATACAACTGACTGTCATGAGAG GTGAAGAACAGAGACCCACGATATCATTACCAACAG TGATCGTCAGCAGCACGAACAGTCCTGCAAATATCACAGCACAGAACTGGACCAAGACAAGAAATCAGG TTTCTGTGTCTTATCACACCAGGAAGACATCAACTCAAGTGGTT GACGAGTATGTGAGCATGAGCCCAACCGTCCTTCCAAACCCACCCACAGCTCAAAATGATGAAGCTTCACTTGTTGTTGATTTTCACAGACCTACAAACACAGAACAGACACATAACAAAGATGCCAACTACAAAGATTTAGCTCTAGCAAACAGTCCAAATCACATCTACACAGAAATGAACCCTGGTTTTGTTCAAGAGTCAGTTTATCAGAGCATTGATCTAactattaactga
- the LOC125271257 gene encoding uncharacterized protein LOC125271257, whose translation MRTVTSISFSGTISVITLNQRELHFLLFSITDKQQFSMITLNRSLSAVLGLSALWLMENSLALSVTGSVGSNISVTCRYPETYENNSKFFCQMSDSFAQRDPQCVQTTRRETRSEQGRMTLLDDTSSHVLTALVSRLAPEDSGKYWCGVDISLLPDFTSEIWLTVTKGDPQEQTKNHFLEERGESHSRFMMMVALMCVFALFFVCVFGLFEVLKHNSRSNSGSVLHRTRTISNSMPDGHQRINHPDPFEAQSDKEEFYRPTNPDYINTEPVDTDSYTDVVSAQTQDRIDSELDTSRQSHVYQSLTADSVQESIYHTIAQTPDSTLKPLQQPSGDGILLIK comes from the exons ATGAGAACCGTCACCTCCATCAGTTTCTCAGGTACTATATCTGTCATTACACTAAATCAGAGAGAACTGCACTTTTTACTCTTCAGTATCACTGATAAACAACAATTCAGCATGATAACTCTGAATCGGTCTCTGTCAGCAGTGCTTGGTCTTTCAGCGCTGTGGCTGATGGAGAACTCACTGGCTCTTTCCGTCACTGGATCTGTGGGAAGCAATATCTCAGTCACCTGCAGATATCCTGAAACGTACGAGAATAACAGCAAGTTCTTCTGCCAGATGAGCGACTCGTTTGCTCAGAGAGATCCTCAGTGTGTTCAGACGACCCGGAGAGAGACGAGGTCTGAACAAGGGAGAATGACTCTTCTGGATGACACCAGCTCTCATGTTCTCACAGCTCTCGTCTCTAGACTGGCTCCAGAAGACTCTGGAAAGTACTGGTGTGGTGTAGATATCAGTCTGCTGCCTGACTTCACCTCCGAGATCTGGTTAACAGTCACCAAAG GGGATCCTCAAGAACAAACCAAAAACCATTTCCTGGAAGAACGTGGCG AGTCTCACTCCAGGTTCATGATGATGGTGGCTTTGATGTGTGTTTTCGCTCTGTTtttcgtgtgtgtgtttggtctGTTTGAAGTCCTCAAGCACAACAGCCGCAGTAACTCAG GTTCTGTTCTCCACCGCACCAGAACAATATCAAACTCAATGCCG GATGGACACCAGAGAATAAATCACCCAGACCCATTTGAAGCTCAAAGTGATAAAGAGGAATTTTACAGACCCACAAACCCAGATTATATAAACACAGAGCCGGTCGACACAGACTCCTACACAGATGTAGTTTCAGCACAAACACAAGATCGGATCGACTCAGAACTGGACACCAGTAGACAGAGTCACGTGTATCAGAGTCTCACAGCGGATTCAGTTCAAGAGTCGATCTATCACACCATTGCTCAAACGCCTGACTCAACACTGAAGCCTCTTCAACAGCCATCTGGAGATGGTATTTtgcttattaaataa
- the LOC125271272 gene encoding uncharacterized protein LOC125271272 isoform X1, producing MWKARISCVFICTACLLDINCAKIGYEGKHVTFHNRYPEGYETNTKYFSKTDGFSFEKLVQTSHPFRWAKQGRFALFDNTSARILTAVILGLVLEDSGLYSFGVDVKLLPDLSGDDIQLTVMRGEEQRPTISLPTVIVSSTNSPANITAQNWTKTRNQESPLRFVSVLSLVCVCTLLVVCPFAVFKVLKWAATCKLSVSVSYHTRKTSTQVVDEYVSMSPTVLPNPPTAQNDEASLVVDFHRPTNTEQTHNKDANYKDLALANSPNHIYTEMNPGFVQESVYQSIDLTIN from the exons ATGTGGAAAGCAAGGATCTCTTGTGTCTTCATCTGTACAG cctGTCTACTGGATATTAACTGTGCTAAGATTGGATATGAGGGAAAACACGTAACGTTTCACAATAGATACCCAGAGGGCTACGAGACAAACACCAAGTACTTCAGCAAAACTGATGGTTTCTCCTTTGAGAAACTGGTTCAGACTTCTCATCCCTTCAGATGGGCCAAACAAGGCCGATTCGCTCTATTCGACAACACATCCGCACGCATCCTTACCGCCGTCATCTTGGGATTGGTCCTGGAGGATTCTGGTTTGTACTCCTTCGGTGTGGATGTAAAACTGTTGCCTGATCTGTCTGGTGATGACATACAACTGACTGTCATGAGAG GTGAAGAACAGAGACCCACGATATCATTACCAACAG TGATCGTCAGCAGCACGAACAGTCCTGCAAATATCACAGCACAGAACTGGACCAAGACAAGAAATCAGG AATCTCCCCTCAGGTTTGTGAGCGTGTTGAGTCTGGTGTGTGTCTGCACACTTCTAGTTGTGTGTCCGTTCGCTGTGTTTAAGGTTTTAAAATGGGCCGCCACCTGCAAGCTGTCAG TTTCTGTGTCTTATCACACCAGGAAGACATCAACTCAAGTGGTT GACGAGTATGTGAGCATGAGCCCAACCGTCCTTCCAAACCCACCCACAGCTCAAAATGATGAAGCTTCACTTGTTGTTGATTTTCACAGACCTACAAACACAGAACAGACACATAACAAAGATGCCAACTACAAAGATTTAGCTCTAGCAAACAGTCCAAATCACATCTACACAGAAATGAACCCTGGTTTTGTTCAAGAGTCAGTTTATCAGAGCATTGATCTAactattaactga